In a genomic window of Prochlorococcus marinus subsp. marinus str. CCMP1375:
- a CDS encoding HD domain-containing protein yields MAKRTYYDPLHQGITLDDKIPEEEMIIGLIDSSPFQRLRRIKQLGPASLTFHGAESSRFTHSLGVFHIARRALKKLLKLEPELIQFKGLLYASSLLHDIGHGPLSHTSEGMFGLNHEEWSFKVIKEHPEITNILNKLKSSLSLEVSNLFRREDTNHKLIKTLVSSQLDCDRLDYLMRDSHSSGTHYGQIDLERILSALTIAPDGDLAINPKGLLAVEHYLVVRNLMYRSIYNHRLNEVCNWLLEKIIELARQLGPKAIWADSYFSTWLWNPKKINIETFLANDDVRTIYHLSRWKDEAPQPLRGLCECFLNRKLPKAINIEDLKVEFQLEALSITKRLTEELGKDSNIYCGLRHNKIYGYEPYKKGLRLWDGENLKALEKESLLIERLISPSKNTWLIYPKEINSSLKKKLSKLRQTQKI; encoded by the coding sequence ATGGCAAAAAGAACTTATTACGATCCTCTTCACCAAGGCATAACTCTTGACGACAAAATACCTGAAGAGGAAATGATAATAGGTTTAATTGATTCATCTCCTTTTCAACGTTTACGCAGAATCAAACAACTTGGTCCAGCCTCACTTACTTTTCATGGTGCAGAATCAAGCAGATTTACTCATTCGCTAGGGGTATTTCATATTGCAAGAAGAGCTTTAAAAAAACTATTAAAACTTGAACCTGAATTAATTCAATTTAAAGGTCTTTTATATGCTTCATCACTACTTCATGACATTGGGCATGGGCCTTTAAGTCATACAAGTGAAGGAATGTTTGGTCTAAATCATGAAGAATGGTCTTTCAAAGTAATAAAAGAGCATCCTGAAATAACTAATATATTGAACAAATTAAAAAGCTCACTAAGCCTTGAAGTATCAAATTTATTTAGAAGAGAAGATACTAATCATAAACTAATAAAAACCTTGGTTAGTAGCCAACTTGATTGTGATCGACTTGATTATTTAATGAGAGACAGCCATAGCAGTGGGACTCATTATGGACAAATTGACTTAGAAAGAATTCTCTCAGCATTAACAATTGCACCTGATGGGGATCTTGCAATAAATCCTAAAGGACTTTTAGCTGTAGAACATTATTTAGTAGTTAGGAATCTTATGTATAGAAGCATATATAATCATAGGTTAAATGAGGTTTGCAACTGGCTTCTAGAAAAAATTATTGAATTAGCAAGACAATTGGGCCCTAAGGCAATTTGGGCAGATAGCTATTTTTCTACATGGCTTTGGAATCCAAAAAAAATAAATATAGAAACATTTTTGGCCAATGATGATGTAAGAACCATATATCACTTATCAAGATGGAAAGATGAAGCACCTCAACCTTTAAGAGGTCTATGTGAATGTTTTTTAAATCGAAAATTACCTAAAGCAATCAATATTGAGGATCTAAAAGTTGAATTTCAATTAGAAGCTCTTTCAATAACAAAGAGACTTACAGAAGAACTTGGTAAAGATTCAAACATTTATTGTGGTCTTAGACATAACAAAATCTATGGCTATGAACCTTATAAAAAAGGATTAAGGTTATGGGATGGAGAGAATCTCAAAGCTCTTGAGAAAGAATCTTTACTAATTGAAAGATTAATTAGCCCTTCAAAAAATACATGGTTAATATACCCTAAAGAAATTAATTCTAGTCTCAAAAAGAAACTCTCAAAATTAAGGCAAACACAAAAAATATAA
- the ctpZ gene encoding carboxyl-terminal processing protease CtpZ, with translation MPPTVKTFSQIIRQFFAVLISFAIIFSISAEPLIALNDGQQLVLETWNIVNEGFLNPEKFNEVQWRRLRQQAIEKPITTSDEAYSAIETMLLPLGDPYTRLLRPNDFKNLKESNIGSEINGVGLQLGARNDDGEIVVISPLEGSPAADAQIKSGSILIKVDDESPKRLGLEATASKLRGETGSKVLLTLLSPENETKEITLERRSVDLRPVRTKRIRTEKHTLGYLRITQFSEGVPEKVKEALKELSEKEVEGIVLDLRNNSGGLVSSGLAVADAFLSEKPIVETKNRNEINDPIPSGKETLFDGPLITLVNEGTASASEILAGALQDNQRSLLLGKRTFGKGLIQSLTNLSDGSGLAVTVASYLTPSGRDIQNLGIEPDRNLEMPEPLDPGGSEDRWLLDAELLMEANIDLQEVQKEEENNNIELNEEIEVVQRTEFSSNDSENSTDLQIVDNN, from the coding sequence ATGCCTCCAACTGTAAAAACCTTTTCACAAATTATCCGGCAATTTTTCGCTGTTTTAATCAGTTTTGCCATTATTTTTTCAATAAGCGCAGAGCCTCTAATCGCTCTAAACGATGGTCAGCAATTGGTTTTAGAGACCTGGAATATTGTAAATGAAGGATTTTTAAATCCTGAAAAATTCAATGAAGTTCAATGGAGACGATTACGTCAACAAGCTATAGAAAAACCAATTACAACATCAGATGAAGCATATTCAGCTATTGAAACCATGCTCCTTCCACTAGGAGATCCATATACACGTCTTTTAAGGCCTAATGATTTCAAAAATCTCAAGGAAAGCAATATTGGAAGTGAAATTAATGGTGTAGGGCTTCAACTTGGTGCAAGAAATGATGATGGAGAGATTGTTGTAATTTCTCCATTAGAGGGTTCTCCCGCAGCAGATGCCCAAATCAAGAGTGGTTCAATTCTAATTAAAGTTGATGACGAATCGCCTAAGAGACTTGGATTAGAAGCAACAGCATCAAAATTAAGAGGAGAAACTGGTTCAAAAGTTTTATTAACCCTTTTATCCCCAGAGAACGAAACAAAAGAAATAACTCTCGAAAGAAGAAGTGTTGATTTACGCCCCGTTAGAACTAAAAGAATAAGAACTGAAAAGCATACACTTGGTTACCTAAGAATCACCCAATTCAGTGAAGGAGTCCCTGAAAAAGTAAAAGAAGCTTTAAAAGAGCTTTCAGAAAAGGAAGTTGAAGGAATCGTATTAGATTTAAGGAATAATTCAGGCGGTCTAGTTAGCTCAGGGCTTGCTGTAGCAGATGCCTTTTTAAGTGAAAAGCCAATTGTTGAGACCAAAAATCGAAATGAAATCAATGATCCAATACCTTCAGGCAAAGAAACCCTTTTTGACGGTCCTCTAATAACTTTGGTAAATGAAGGGACAGCAAGCGCAAGCGAAATTCTAGCTGGAGCTCTTCAAGACAATCAAAGATCTCTTTTATTAGGCAAACGTACTTTTGGCAAAGGTCTTATTCAATCACTTACAAATTTAAGCGATGGTAGTGGTTTGGCAGTAACAGTAGCCAGCTACCTCACTCCATCAGGGAGAGATATTCAGAATCTGGGTATCGAGCCTGATAGAAATTTAGAAATGCCTGAACCCCTTGATCCTGGAGGATCAGAAGACAGATGGCTTCTTGACGCAGAGCTTTTGATGGAAGCCAATATTGACTTGCAAGAGGTTCAAAAAGAAGAGGAGAATAACAATATTGAATTGAATGAAGAGATTGAAGTGGTTCAGAGAACTGAATTCAGCTCTAACGATTCTGAAAATTCCACTGACTTACAAATTGTAGATAACAATTAA
- the petB gene encoding cytochrome b6, with amino-acid sequence MANSSPVYDWFQERLEIQDIADDVTSKYVPPHVNIFYCLGGITLVCFLIQFATGFAMTFYYKPTVTEAYNSVSYLMTDVSFGWLIRSVHRWSASMMVLMLILHVFRVYLTGGFKRPRELTWVTGVVMAVITVAFGVTGYSLPWDQVGYWAVKIVSGVPAAIPVVGDFMVELLRGGESVGQTTLTRFYSLHTFVLPWTLAIFMLMHFLMIRKQGISGPL; translated from the coding sequence ATGGCGAACTCCTCACCTGTCTACGACTGGTTCCAGGAACGACTTGAAATACAAGACATCGCAGATGATGTCACTTCAAAATACGTACCTCCACATGTAAACATCTTTTATTGTCTTGGAGGCATCACACTTGTCTGCTTCTTGATTCAATTTGCAACTGGGTTTGCAATGACTTTTTACTATAAGCCCACAGTTACAGAGGCTTATAACTCGGTCAGTTACTTGATGACAGATGTCAGCTTTGGCTGGTTAATTAGATCAGTCCATCGTTGGAGTGCCTCAATGATGGTGCTTATGCTTATTTTGCATGTTTTTAGAGTTTATTTAACGGGCGGATTTAAAAGACCTAGGGAGCTTACTTGGGTTACAGGAGTTGTAATGGCAGTTATAACAGTTGCTTTTGGCGTTACAGGCTATTCTTTGCCTTGGGATCAAGTCGGATATTGGGCTGTAAAGATTGTTTCAGGCGTTCCTGCTGCCATCCCAGTTGTAGGCGACTTCATGGTTGAATTGCTTCGAGGAGGTGAAAGTGTTGGCCAGACAACACTTACCCGTTTTTACAGTCTTCATACTTTTGTATTGCCTTGGACATTGGCAATCTTTATGCTCATGCACTTTCTTATGATTAGAAAACAGGGTATCTCAGGTCCTTTGTGA
- the petD gene encoding cytochrome b6-f complex subunit IV — translation MSTLKKPNLSDPKLRAKLSKGMGHNYYGEPAWPNDLLYIFPVVILGTIACVVGLAVLDPAFLGDKANPFATPLEILPEWYLYPVFQILRVVPNKLLGIALQTLIPLGLILIPFIENVNKFSNPFRRPVAMAFFLFGTALTIYLGIGACLPIDKSLTLGLF, via the coding sequence ATGTCCACTCTAAAGAAACCAAATTTATCTGATCCAAAGCTAAGGGCTAAGCTTTCTAAAGGTATGGGCCACAATTATTACGGCGAACCAGCTTGGCCGAATGATCTTTTATATATTTTCCCGGTTGTAATTCTTGGAACAATTGCATGTGTAGTGGGACTTGCAGTTTTAGATCCTGCATTCCTTGGTGATAAAGCTAATCCCTTTGCTACTCCCCTGGAAATTCTTCCAGAGTGGTATCTTTACCCAGTCTTTCAAATTCTTAGAGTTGTCCCAAACAAACTTCTTGGTATTGCATTGCAAACACTTATTCCTCTGGGCTTAATCCTTATACCTTTTATTGAGAATGTAAATAAATTTTCTAATCCTTTTAGAAGACCAGTGGCAATGGCCTTTTTCTTATTCGGAACTGCCCTGACAATTTATTTAGGTATAGGGGCCTGTTTGCCAATAGACAAATCCTTGACTTTGGGACTTTTCTGA